Proteins encoded together in one Amblyomma americanum isolate KBUSLIRL-KWMA chromosome 1, ASM5285725v1, whole genome shotgun sequence window:
- the LOC144115898 gene encoding uncharacterized protein LOC144115898, whose translation MVAFKAALLLCVLVLPAAYCQSAAEPPRPDINWGKCPQLQPSKEERQQKALVIDTCLEKVPLPDVEHANETVIQQHREDVTTCALHSEGWFNKNGQYRFDRARTEILNKKLAADVEPKVLAKHDECKKEAEEKFAHQFVAQVQLYQACMDYHISQICGIQIQGAQGGAAAPAHG comes from the exons ATGGTGGCTTTCAAGGCGGCCCTCCTCCTCTGTGTGCTCGTCCTTCCGGCGGCCTACTGCCAGTCGGCGGCCGAGCCCCCGCGCCCG gaCATCAACTGGGGAAAGTGCCCCCAGCTGCAGCCATCTAAGGAGGAAAGA CAACAGAAGGCCCTAGTCATTGACACCTGCCTCGAGAAGGTGCCCCTTCCCGATGTCGAGCACGCTAACGAG aCCGTGATCCAGCAGCACCGCGAGGATGTCACCACTTGCGCTCTCCACAGCGAGGGATGG TTCAACAAGAACGGCCAGTATCGCTTCGACCGTGCCAGGACCGAGATCCTGAACAAGAAGCTCGCCGCCGACGTCGAGCCCAAGGTGCTCGCCAAGCACGACGAGTGCAAGAAGGAGGCCGAGGAGAAGTTCGCCCACCAGTTCGTCGCCCAGGTGCAGCTGTACCAGGCCTGCATGGACTACCACATCTCCCAGATCTGTGGCATCCAGATCCAGGGTGCCCAGGGCGGAGCTGCCGCGCCGGCCCACGGCTAA